Proteins encoded in a region of the Acidobacteriota bacterium genome:
- a CDS encoding ABC transporter permease: protein MRESFIQAIDNLRANKLRSFLTMFGIMWGIVSIVVLSALGEGFQRGNNAVLREFGRNMSIVWGSRTTRQAGGERAGRLLTLTADDARAVQAQGRLVSLVSPELQRGGKVKSAYNEASVPIHGVEPPYMFMRTIEVDLGRQLSWTDETSESQVAVIGWEMSKQLFGDRDPIGEQVLVNGAPFTIVGRIRRKDQDSSYSGPDNGKIFVPFSVMAKYFPRTDAPAGSIHQMLVMPRQEVIDGLSGVLAARTGRVEDVDWPLEKEIREILARRKAFDPDDRDAINVWDTSLQTMFFDRMIGAMASFFRVVGLVTLALGGIGVMNIMLIAVKDRTREIGVRKALGATTAAIQRQFFLEGFFLTMISGGLGMLIGVGLCTAVNVFATLPIRFSGMVITWSNALLALVALVAIGVVASTLPARKAAQLPPTEALRYEM from the coding sequence ATGCGCGAGTCGTTCATCCAGGCGATCGACAACCTCCGGGCCAACAAGCTCCGGAGCTTCCTCACGATGTTCGGCATCATGTGGGGCATCGTGTCGATCGTGGTGCTCTCGGCGCTCGGCGAGGGCTTCCAGCGCGGCAACAACGCCGTGCTGCGCGAGTTCGGCCGCAACATGAGCATCGTGTGGGGCTCGCGCACCACCAGGCAGGCGGGCGGTGAGCGCGCCGGCCGTCTCCTGACCCTGACCGCCGACGATGCCAGGGCGGTCCAGGCGCAGGGGCGCCTGGTGAGCCTGGTGAGTCCTGAGCTCCAGCGCGGCGGGAAGGTCAAGAGCGCCTACAACGAGGCGTCCGTCCCGATCCATGGTGTCGAGCCGCCGTACATGTTCATGCGGACGATCGAGGTGGATCTCGGGCGCCAGTTGTCGTGGACCGACGAGACCAGCGAGAGCCAGGTCGCGGTGATCGGCTGGGAGATGAGCAAGCAGCTCTTCGGTGATCGCGATCCGATCGGCGAACAGGTGCTCGTCAACGGCGCGCCGTTCACGATCGTGGGGCGGATCCGCCGCAAGGATCAGGACAGCAGCTACAGCGGACCCGACAACGGCAAGATCTTCGTCCCCTTCTCGGTGATGGCGAAGTACTTCCCGCGCACCGACGCGCCGGCAGGCAGCATCCACCAGATGCTGGTCATGCCGCGCCAGGAAGTGATCGACGGGCTAAGTGGCGTGCTGGCCGCGCGTACGGGGCGAGTCGAAGACGTCGACTGGCCGCTCGAGAAGGAGATCAGGGAGATCCTCGCGCGGCGCAAGGCGTTCGACCCCGACGACAGGGACGCCATCAACGTCTGGGACACGTCGCTGCAGACGATGTTCTTCGACAGGATGATCGGCGCGATGGCGAGCTTCTTCCGCGTGGTGGGGCTCGTGACGCTCGCGCTCGGCGGCATCGGCGTGATGAACATCATGCTGATCGCCGTGAAGGACCGCACGCGCGAGATCGGCGTGCGCAAGGCACTCGGGGCGACGACGGCGGCCATCCAGCGGCAGTTCTTCCTCGAAGGGTTCTTCCTCACGATGATCAGCGGCGGTCTCGGCATGCTGATCGGCGTGGGACTCTGCACGGCCGTCAACGTCTTCGCCACACTGCCGATCCGCTTCTCGGGCATGGTCATCACGTGGTCGAACGCCCTGCTCGCGCTCGTCGCCCTTGTCGCGATCGGCGTGGTCGCCTCCACGCTCCCCGCCCGCAAGGCGGCGCAGTTGCCACCGACCGAAGCCCTGCGCTACGAGATGTGA
- a CDS encoding efflux RND transporter periplasmic adaptor subunit — protein sequence MNRRVGVVSVVALAVGVGLYAWLGGNTAEATFEASRLATVEQDTMIRSVVATGKVEPIAKVEIKSKANGIIERLHVDVGHVVKAGDVLAELDKENLLARVREATANVQAAAAALLAARAQLEKNKVEAEGPDVEFARRAAQRAGDLADQKLLPQSELDLAQSTYEQAVNRQKAARGQLVVSQAKVSEAAAQVSQARANLERADEELRNATIRAPISGMVLTRDVEVGSPVSSILNLGANATLVMTLGDIAEVFVRGKVDEADIGRVKYEQPARISVETFKDRTFDGRVTLISPMGIEKDNVTTFEVKVSIDNPGNELKANMTANAEIILEQRPDALIVPEAAISYDAQRQAFVDLYDPAVPTSRRRVPVKVGIGNGTRAQLLDGVKKGDRVILPS from the coding sequence ATGAACAGGCGCGTCGGCGTGGTGTCGGTGGTGGCGCTGGCCGTAGGGGTGGGGCTGTACGCGTGGCTGGGCGGGAACACCGCCGAGGCGACGTTCGAGGCGTCGCGCCTCGCGACGGTCGAGCAGGACACGATGATCCGTTCGGTCGTTGCCACCGGCAAGGTGGAGCCCATCGCGAAAGTCGAGATCAAGTCGAAGGCCAACGGCATCATCGAGCGGCTGCACGTGGACGTGGGCCACGTCGTGAAGGCGGGCGACGTGCTGGCGGAACTCGACAAGGAGAACCTGCTGGCGCGCGTGCGCGAAGCGACGGCGAATGTGCAGGCGGCCGCGGCGGCGCTGCTCGCGGCGCGCGCGCAGCTCGAGAAGAACAAGGTCGAGGCCGAGGGGCCCGACGTCGAGTTCGCCAGGCGCGCGGCGCAGCGTGCAGGCGACCTGGCCGATCAGAAGCTGCTGCCGCAGTCGGAGCTCGATCTCGCGCAGAGCACGTACGAGCAGGCAGTGAACCGTCAGAAGGCGGCGCGTGGCCAGCTTGTCGTGTCGCAGGCGAAAGTGTCTGAGGCCGCCGCGCAGGTGTCGCAGGCGCGCGCGAACCTGGAACGCGCCGACGAGGAACTTCGCAACGCCACGATCCGCGCGCCCATCTCCGGCATGGTGCTCACGCGCGACGTCGAGGTCGGCAGTCCCGTGTCGTCGATCCTCAACCTCGGCGCCAACGCCACGCTGGTGATGACGCTCGGCGACATCGCGGAGGTCTTCGTGCGCGGCAAGGTCGACGAGGCCGACATCGGCCGAGTGAAGTACGAGCAGCCCGCGCGCATCAGTGTCGAGACGTTCAAGGACCGTACGTTCGACGGCCGCGTCACGCTCATCTCGCCGATGGGCATCGAGAAGGACAACGTCACGACCTTCGAGGTGAAGGTGTCGATCGACAATCCGGGCAACGAGCTGAAGGCCAACATGACGGCCAACGCCGAAATCATCCTCGAGCAGCGGCCAGACGCGCTCATCGTGCCCGAAGCGGCGATCAGCTACGACGCGCAGCGGCAGGCATTCGTGGATCTCTACGATCCGGCGGTGCCCACGAGCCGCCGAAGGGTTCCCGTGAAGGTAGGCATCGGTAACGGCACGCGCGCGCAGCTCCTCGACGGGGTGAAGAAGGGCGACCGCGTCATCCTGCCGTCCTGA